A single Cnuibacter physcomitrellae DNA region contains:
- a CDS encoding MFS transporter: protein MTTAAPPSPPTEPIAVLSSSPPWRQTFVSLGVRNYRLFASANLIAMSAVWMQRIAQDWLALELTGSTAAVGAMSALQFGPMLLFGLLGGLIVDRYRTRTLLVITQSLSFLTSAVLAVVVLLGVAQIWHVFAAALVLGFVTVVDNPARQVFTGQLVGPRLLPNAISLNSSGFQLGGIIGPAASAVLLVSVGAGWSFAINALACASTVVALTRLRSSEMHPVPRAPRRRGQLIEGLRYAAAKPAILWTIVIMGVLAVFSQNLPVLLAGFADHVFGTGAGGYGAFNTLVAVGALTGAILSTRRRTVRLRTVVLCALGYAAAQSLTALLPTETAFGAGLVVTGLGWLLFITCANTLVQMSSNAAIRGRVMALYVLVLLGGQALGGPIMGQVVENVGARAGMLLSGAVPVVVIGVIGLVLARRSRSPRGRIAGG, encoded by the coding sequence GTGACGACCGCAGCTCCACCCTCCCCGCCCACCGAACCCATCGCCGTCCTCTCCTCCTCGCCGCCCTGGCGCCAGACCTTCGTCTCCCTCGGGGTGCGCAACTACCGTCTCTTCGCCTCCGCGAACCTCATCGCCATGTCGGCCGTGTGGATGCAGCGGATCGCGCAGGACTGGCTCGCCCTCGAGCTCACCGGCTCCACGGCCGCGGTCGGCGCGATGTCGGCCCTGCAGTTCGGCCCGATGCTGCTGTTCGGCCTGCTCGGGGGGCTCATCGTCGACCGGTACCGCACCCGGACGCTGCTCGTCATCACCCAGAGCCTCTCGTTCCTGACGAGCGCCGTGCTCGCCGTCGTCGTGCTCCTCGGGGTCGCTCAGATCTGGCACGTCTTCGCCGCCGCCCTGGTGCTGGGATTCGTCACCGTGGTCGACAACCCGGCGAGGCAGGTCTTCACCGGCCAGCTGGTCGGACCGCGCCTGCTGCCCAACGCGATCAGCCTGAACTCGTCCGGCTTCCAGCTGGGCGGCATCATCGGCCCCGCCGCGAGCGCCGTGCTGCTGGTCAGCGTGGGCGCCGGCTGGTCGTTCGCGATCAACGCGCTCGCCTGCGCGTCGACCGTGGTGGCCCTCACCCGGCTCCGCAGCTCCGAGATGCACCCTGTGCCGAGGGCGCCGCGGCGCAGGGGACAGCTGATCGAGGGCCTGCGGTACGCCGCGGCGAAGCCCGCCATCCTCTGGACCATCGTCATCATGGGTGTGCTGGCGGTGTTCTCGCAGAACCTCCCCGTGCTCCTCGCCGGCTTCGCCGACCACGTCTTCGGCACCGGAGCGGGCGGCTACGGCGCGTTCAACACCCTGGTCGCGGTGGGCGCACTCACCGGGGCGATCCTCTCGACCCGTCGACGCACGGTGCGGCTGCGGACCGTCGTCCTGTGCGCCCTGGGATACGCGGCGGCGCAGTCCCTCACCGCGCTCCTGCCGACGGAGACGGCGTTCGGCGCCGGTCTCGTCGTCACCGGTCTGGGCTGGCTGCTCTTCATCACCTGTGCGAACACGCTCGTCCAGATGTCGTCGAACGCCGCCATCCGCGGACGCGTGATGGCCCTCTACGTGCTGGTGCTCCTCGGCGGCCAGGCCCTGGGCGGACCGATCATGGGACAGGTCGTCGAGAACGTGGGCGCGAGGGCCGGGATGCTGCTCTCGGGCGCCGTCCCCGTCGTGGTCATCGGCGTCATCGGGCTCGTCCTCGCGCGTCGGAGCCGATCACCGCGCGGCAGGATCGCGGGCGGCTGA
- a CDS encoding LysR substrate-binding domain-containing protein — protein MLDPVMLRSFLAVAETGSFTRAAAQLGISQPTVSQHIRKLEQATGRMLVARDTREVALTDNGEALAGFARTILAAHAAADGYFSGSAMRGRLRFGAADDLAQTQLPRILRHFRRLYPQINLELTVGQSWPLYRRLKGGHLDLILVKQVPGDESGLPEYGTVVQRDELVWAGEEGAAIAEGAPVPLVTYHAPSISRRLAIRALEGAGRTWRITCNTREVNGVLAAVRAGLGFAALPSRLIPGDLVQVGPRLGLPPIGDVEFTLLENPIAPVEPVRALATAIRERTLT, from the coding sequence GTGCTCGATCCCGTCATGCTGAGGAGCTTCCTCGCCGTCGCCGAGACCGGCAGCTTCACGCGGGCGGCGGCGCAGCTCGGCATCAGCCAGCCCACCGTGAGCCAGCACATCCGCAAGCTCGAGCAGGCCACGGGCCGGATGCTGGTGGCGCGCGACACCAGGGAGGTCGCGCTCACCGACAACGGCGAGGCGCTCGCGGGCTTCGCCAGGACGATCCTCGCCGCGCACGCCGCAGCCGACGGGTACTTCAGCGGCTCGGCGATGCGGGGACGGCTCCGCTTCGGCGCGGCCGACGACCTCGCGCAGACCCAGCTGCCGCGCATCCTGCGGCACTTCCGGCGGCTGTACCCGCAGATCAACCTCGAGCTCACCGTCGGGCAGAGCTGGCCGCTGTACCGGAGGCTCAAGGGCGGCCATCTCGACCTCATCCTCGTCAAGCAGGTGCCCGGAGACGAGAGCGGCCTGCCCGAGTACGGCACCGTGGTGCAGCGCGACGAGCTGGTGTGGGCGGGCGAGGAGGGTGCCGCGATCGCGGAGGGCGCGCCGGTGCCGCTCGTCACGTACCACGCGCCGAGCATCAGCCGTCGGCTCGCCATCCGCGCGCTCGAGGGCGCCGGGCGCACGTGGCGGATCACCTGCAACACCCGCGAGGTCAACGGCGTGCTCGCGGCCGTGCGCGCCGGTCTCGGCTTCGCGGCGCTCCCGAGCCGCCTCATCCCGGGCGACCTCGTGCAGGTCGGGCCGCGGCTCGGCCTCCCCCCGATCGGCGACGTCGAGTTCACGCTGCTCGAGAACCCGATCGCGCCGGTGGAGCCGGTCCGGGCGCTCGCCACCGCCATCCGGGAGCGCACCCTGACGTGA
- a CDS encoding Pls/PosA family non-ribosomal peptide synthetase has product MSTAAGGVDQAVLDRGGAAAHPRTLIDVLRASVEASPEASALEDAAGSLSYRELMAQVISTSAELHAAGVRRGDRVGVRMPSGQRELYVAILAVLAAGAAYVPVDVDDPDERAALVFGEADVVGVISGSGVYSPRRANADEGGADRRLFRTGRPAPHASTSALPVITPPTPDDDAWIIFTSGSTGTPKGVAVSHRSAAAFVDAESRLFLQDEPLGPGDRVLAGLSVAFDASCEEMWLAWAHGACLVPAPRSLVRSGMDLGPWLTTRDITVVSTVPTLAALWPPESLDNVRLLIFGGEAVPPELGQRLATAGREVWNTYGPTEATVVACAAPLGGDGPVRIGLPLDGWTLAVVDADGARVAEGEVGELIIGGVGLARYLDPAKDAEKYAPMPSLGWERAYRSGDLVRFEAEGLVFQGRADDQVKVGGRRIELGEIEAALQNLPGVSGAAVTVRTTAAGNTVLVGYVVATDRAGFDRELAVQRLREELPAALVPLLAVLDDLPTRTSGKVDKAALPWPLPSDVADEDPDAAPLDELTARLAELWTRVLGIAVTDQDANFFDLGGGSLSAAQLVAGIREIDPEFTVADVYAHPRLGSLSAELAARLPDADAGGPGGASGGETRAPARPVVATPRRMRILQTLLGAPLFILSGLRWLVYLLTASAILQTMDGFGFLPTAPWWLLVIGLVLFATPFGRMALSVVASRLLLRGLEPGDYPRGGSWHLRLWLAEQVAHQVGAVSLAGAPWINYYARALGARIADDVDLHSLPPVTGLLRIGRGAAIEPEVDLSGYWVDGDTVRIGEVRIGAGSSIGARSTLLPGTKIGRGAAIAPGSSVFGRVPSGQRWAGSPAQRVGKARTWWPEERPPRRSRWLVAYGASSVVLSLLPLVSLAAGAAVVAAFARWSATLGEAVGRAAVGLVPGTLVAGVLLTALVLLLTRLFGLRMTEGVHAVRSRVGWQVWSTERLLDMARTLLFPLYSALFTPVWLRMLGAEVGKDVEASTVLLVPAMTRVKDGAFLADDTLVGSYELAGGWMHVARAEIGSRAFLGNSGMAAAGHRVPRDGLVAVLSSAPRKAKSGSSWLGSPPVRLRRAPAETDESRTFAPPAGLRVARVLWELCRFVPVVVTCAIGLGVVFALAALASIELWLAVVLSGAVMLAAGAVAAGVSTAAKWALIGRIRAGEHPLWSSFVWRSEVSDVFTELVAAPWFAQAASGTPALVWWLRSLGARIGNGVWCETYWLPEADLVQLGDASTVNRGCVVQTHLFHDRIMSLDTVTLDAGATLGPHSVILPAARIAAQGTVGPASLVMRGELVPLGSRWSGNPIGPWREVRTREYRAAGGAR; this is encoded by the coding sequence GTGAGCACAGCCGCCGGGGGAGTCGACCAGGCCGTCCTCGACCGGGGCGGCGCCGCGGCGCATCCGCGCACGCTCATCGACGTGCTCCGGGCCTCCGTCGAGGCCTCGCCCGAGGCATCCGCCCTCGAGGACGCCGCGGGCTCGCTCAGCTACCGCGAGCTGATGGCGCAGGTCATCTCGACCTCCGCCGAGCTCCACGCGGCGGGTGTCCGCCGGGGCGACCGGGTGGGCGTGCGGATGCCGTCGGGCCAGCGTGAGCTGTACGTCGCGATCCTCGCGGTGCTCGCCGCCGGTGCGGCCTACGTCCCCGTCGACGTCGATGACCCCGATGAGCGTGCCGCCCTCGTGTTCGGCGAGGCGGACGTCGTCGGGGTGATCAGCGGATCCGGCGTCTACTCCCCCCGCAGGGCGAACGCCGACGAGGGCGGCGCCGACCGGCGTCTCTTCCGCACCGGCCGTCCGGCCCCGCACGCCAGCACGTCCGCGCTCCCCGTCATCACTCCTCCGACCCCCGACGACGACGCCTGGATCATCTTCACCTCGGGCTCGACCGGCACGCCGAAGGGCGTCGCGGTCTCGCATCGGTCGGCCGCGGCCTTCGTCGACGCCGAGTCGCGTCTCTTCCTCCAGGACGAGCCCCTCGGGCCGGGCGATCGTGTGCTCGCGGGGCTCTCGGTCGCGTTCGACGCCTCCTGCGAGGAGATGTGGCTCGCCTGGGCCCACGGCGCGTGCCTCGTCCCGGCTCCGCGCTCGCTGGTCCGCAGCGGGATGGACCTGGGTCCGTGGCTGACGACCCGCGACATCACGGTCGTCTCGACGGTGCCAACGCTGGCCGCGCTGTGGCCGCCGGAGTCGCTCGACAACGTGCGCCTGCTCATCTTCGGCGGCGAGGCGGTCCCGCCCGAGCTCGGTCAGCGCCTCGCCACCGCCGGCCGCGAGGTGTGGAACACCTACGGGCCGACCGAGGCGACCGTCGTCGCCTGCGCGGCGCCCCTCGGTGGCGACGGACCGGTGCGGATCGGCCTCCCGCTCGACGGCTGGACTCTCGCCGTGGTCGACGCGGACGGCGCCCGGGTCGCGGAGGGCGAGGTCGGCGAGCTCATCATCGGCGGGGTGGGTCTCGCCCGGTACCTCGACCCGGCGAAGGATGCGGAGAAGTACGCCCCGATGCCGTCGCTCGGCTGGGAGCGCGCCTACCGCAGCGGCGACCTCGTGCGCTTCGAGGCGGAGGGCCTGGTCTTCCAGGGCCGCGCCGACGACCAGGTGAAGGTGGGCGGACGGCGCATCGAGCTCGGCGAGATCGAGGCTGCGCTGCAGAACCTGCCGGGCGTCTCCGGCGCCGCCGTCACCGTGCGCACGACCGCGGCGGGCAACACCGTCCTCGTCGGGTACGTCGTCGCCACCGATCGGGCCGGCTTCGATCGCGAGCTCGCCGTGCAGCGCCTCCGCGAGGAGCTCCCCGCCGCCCTCGTGCCGCTGCTCGCCGTGCTCGACGACCTGCCGACACGCACCTCCGGCAAGGTCGACAAGGCGGCCCTCCCCTGGCCCCTGCCCTCCGACGTCGCGGACGAGGATCCCGACGCCGCCCCGCTCGACGAGCTCACCGCACGGCTCGCCGAGCTGTGGACGCGCGTCCTAGGCATCGCCGTCACCGACCAAGACGCGAACTTCTTCGACCTCGGCGGAGGTTCGCTCTCGGCCGCGCAGCTCGTCGCCGGGATCCGTGAGATCGATCCCGAGTTCACCGTCGCCGACGTCTACGCGCATCCCCGGCTCGGCTCCCTCTCGGCCGAGCTCGCCGCCCGACTGCCCGACGCGGACGCGGGCGGTCCCGGCGGCGCGAGCGGAGGCGAGACCCGCGCGCCCGCCCGCCCCGTGGTCGCCACACCCCGGCGGATGCGCATCCTGCAGACCCTGCTGGGCGCCCCGCTCTTCATCCTCTCCGGCCTTCGATGGCTCGTGTACCTGCTCACCGCCTCGGCGATCCTCCAGACGATGGACGGCTTCGGGTTCCTGCCGACGGCGCCCTGGTGGCTCCTCGTCATCGGACTGGTGCTGTTCGCGACCCCCTTCGGGCGGATGGCGCTGTCGGTCGTGGCGTCGCGGCTCCTGCTGAGGGGCCTGGAGCCCGGTGACTACCCCCGCGGCGGATCCTGGCACCTGCGGCTCTGGCTCGCCGAGCAGGTCGCACACCAGGTGGGTGCGGTGAGCCTCGCGGGCGCGCCGTGGATCAATTACTACGCCCGCGCGCTCGGTGCCCGGATCGCCGACGACGTCGACCTGCACTCGCTGCCGCCGGTCACCGGGCTGCTGCGCATCGGCCGGGGCGCGGCGATCGAGCCGGAGGTCGACCTCTCGGGCTACTGGGTCGACGGCGACACCGTACGCATCGGCGAGGTGCGCATCGGCGCCGGCAGCTCGATCGGCGCCCGCAGCACGCTCCTCCCGGGCACGAAGATCGGCAGGGGCGCGGCCATCGCGCCGGGATCGAGCGTCTTCGGGCGGGTGCCCTCGGGGCAGCGCTGGGCCGGATCGCCCGCCCAGCGCGTGGGCAAGGCGCGGACCTGGTGGCCCGAGGAACGCCCGCCGCGTCGATCGCGCTGGCTCGTCGCGTACGGCGCCTCGAGCGTGGTGCTCTCCCTCCTGCCGCTGGTCTCGCTCGCCGCCGGTGCCGCCGTGGTCGCCGCGTTCGCACGCTGGTCGGCGACGCTCGGCGAGGCCGTCGGCCGAGCCGCCGTCGGCCTGGTGCCCGGTACCCTCGTCGCGGGAGTGCTTCTCACGGCGCTGGTGCTGCTGCTCACCCGGCTGTTCGGTCTCCGGATGACGGAGGGCGTGCACGCGGTCCGCAGCCGCGTGGGCTGGCAGGTCTGGTCGACCGAGCGTCTCCTCGACATGGCGCGCACCCTGCTCTTCCCGCTGTACTCGGCGCTGTTCACCCCGGTGTGGCTGCGGATGCTCGGGGCCGAGGTGGGCAAGGACGTCGAGGCCTCGACGGTGCTGCTGGTGCCCGCGATGACGCGGGTGAAGGACGGCGCGTTCCTCGCCGACGACACCCTCGTGGGCTCCTACGAGCTGGCGGGCGGCTGGATGCACGTGGCCCGCGCCGAGATCGGCAGCCGGGCGTTCCTGGGCAACTCGGGCATGGCGGCGGCCGGCCACCGGGTTCCGCGCGACGGGCTCGTCGCGGTGCTCTCGAGCGCTCCCCGCAAGGCGAAGTCCGGCTCGTCGTGGCTGGGGTCTCCCCCGGTGCGGTTGCGACGAGCGCCCGCGGAGACCGATGAGTCGCGGACGTTCGCTCCCCCTGCCGGGCTGCGTGTCGCGCGGGTGCTGTGGGAGCTGTGCCGCTTCGTGCCGGTGGTCGTCACCTGCGCGATCGGCCTCGGCGTCGTGTTCGCGCTCGCGGCGCTCGCCTCGATCGAGCTGTGGCTCGCCGTCGTGCTGAGCGGCGCGGTGATGCTCGCGGCCGGTGCTGTCGCGGCGGGCGTGAGCACCGCGGCGAAGTGGGCGCTGATCGGTCGCATCCGCGCCGGTGAGCATCCCCTCTGGTCGAGCTTCGTGTGGCGCAGCGAGGTCTCCGACGTCTTCACCGAGCTCGTCGCCGCGCCCTGGTTCGCGCAGGCCGCGAGCGGCACCCCGGCGCTCGTCTGGTGGCTGCGCAGCCTCGGCGCCCGGATCGGGAACGGCGTGTGGTGCGAGACCTACTGGCTCCCCGAGGCCGACCTCGTCCAGCTGGGAGACGCCTCCACCGTGAACCGCGGATGCGTGGTGCAGACGCATCTGTTCCATGATCGGATCATGAGCCTCGACACCGTCACCCTCGACGCGGGCGCCACGCTCGGCCCCCACAGCGTCATCCTGCCCGCCGCCCGCATCGCGGCGCAGGGGACGGTCGGCCCGGCGTCGCTCGTGATGCGCGGTGAGCTCGTACCGCTCGGCAGCCGCTGGAGCGGGAACCCGATCGGGCCGTGGCGCGAGGTGCGCACCCGCGAGTACCGCGCGGCCGGCGGCGCGCGATGA
- a CDS encoding M1 family metallopeptidase: MGTWSYRVSSYDLDLDYRVPTNRLDGVAVIEAVAMVDLDRIELDLSKLKASKVKLDGKRVQGVSHVGHKLAVRSPATIPAGKAFTLEIEYAGRPGPRRSPWGPIGWEELADGVLVASQPMGSSTWFPCNDRPGDKATYRIRFTAEEDYAVVCSGELTKTSTRSGRTTWVYDQEAPTAAYLATVQVGRYARRTEGKKVPVDYAYPLELEKRRAKDFGRLDKMISYFSKAFGPYPFDRYGVVITHDTLEIPLEAQAMAVFGENHVDGEHGSERLIAHELAHQWFGNSVGLSSWRHIWLNEGFACYAEWLWSEERGGASADVLARQHYDRLRAAPEDIVIGDPGSASMFDDRVYKRGALTLHQLRRRLGDDDFFGLLRRWTTEHRHGVAETEAFVRLAEEVSGDQLRALFDEWLSRPALPLW, encoded by the coding sequence GTGGGGACCTGGTCGTACCGGGTGTCCTCGTACGACCTCGACCTCGACTACCGGGTGCCCACCAACCGCCTCGACGGGGTCGCCGTGATCGAGGCCGTCGCGATGGTCGACCTGGACCGCATCGAGCTCGACCTGTCGAAGCTCAAGGCGTCGAAGGTGAAGCTCGACGGGAAGCGCGTGCAGGGGGTGTCGCACGTCGGGCACAAGCTCGCCGTGAGGTCGCCGGCCACCATCCCGGCGGGCAAGGCCTTCACCCTGGAGATCGAGTACGCGGGTCGTCCGGGTCCACGGCGGAGCCCGTGGGGTCCGATCGGGTGGGAGGAGCTCGCAGACGGCGTCCTGGTCGCGTCGCAGCCCATGGGCTCGTCGACGTGGTTCCCCTGCAACGACCGACCCGGCGACAAGGCGACCTACCGCATCCGTTTCACCGCCGAGGAGGACTACGCCGTCGTCTGCAGCGGCGAGCTGACGAAGACGTCGACGCGGAGCGGTCGGACCACCTGGGTCTACGACCAGGAGGCGCCCACCGCGGCCTACCTCGCGACGGTCCAGGTGGGTCGGTACGCGCGCCGGACCGAGGGGAAGAAGGTGCCCGTCGACTACGCGTACCCGCTCGAGCTCGAGAAGCGGCGGGCGAAGGACTTCGGCCGCCTCGACAAGATGATCTCCTACTTCTCCAAGGCCTTCGGGCCCTATCCGTTCGACCGGTACGGCGTGGTGATCACCCACGACACCCTGGAGATCCCGCTCGAGGCGCAGGCGATGGCGGTGTTCGGCGAGAACCACGTCGACGGCGAGCACGGCTCCGAGCGCCTCATCGCGCACGAGCTCGCCCACCAGTGGTTCGGCAACAGCGTCGGGCTGTCGTCGTGGCGGCACATCTGGCTCAACGAGGGCTTCGCCTGCTACGCGGAGTGGCTCTGGTCGGAGGAGCGCGGCGGCGCCTCGGCCGACGTGCTCGCCCGGCAGCACTACGACAGGTTGCGCGCCGCACCCGAGGACATCGTGATCGGCGACCCGGGCTCGGCCTCGATGTTCGACGACCGGGTCTACAAGCGCGGCGCTCTGACGCTCCACCAGCTGCGCAGACGCCTGGGCGACGACGACTTCTTCGGGCTGCTGCGACGGTGGACGACGGAGCACCGGCACGGCGTGGCCGAGACCGAGGCGTTCGTCCGGCTCGCCGAGGAGGTGTCGGGCGATCAGCTGCGGGCGCTGTTCGACGAGTGGCTCAGTCGCCCTGCCCTGCCGTTGTGGTGA
- a CDS encoding 4'-phosphopantetheinyl transferase family protein produces MTPQVHVRWVPLPSGEDLGGMLSLLTEEERGRHHAMSDQEAARRFVTGRVAVRRLAAELADPPVDAADVTVWAICSHCGGPHGRPNVDVARPKGRRLSVSIAHCSAGVAVAASWSGLVGIDVEPVDTSVEAVSAIAALVPPTSRPAGRTWDPVQHWTRLESVLKADGRGLTVDPSSVLITAQEGAISATIGSDPEAPRYALADVRLDRRVRASVAIAPRKTSRKRVVPVVSWRSLELTTTAGQGD; encoded by the coding sequence ATGACGCCTCAGGTGCATGTCCGCTGGGTTCCTCTCCCCTCGGGGGAGGACCTCGGGGGGATGCTGTCCCTGCTCACCGAGGAGGAGCGCGGCCGTCACCACGCGATGAGCGACCAGGAGGCCGCTCGTCGGTTCGTCACCGGACGCGTCGCGGTGAGAAGGCTGGCGGCCGAGCTCGCCGATCCGCCCGTCGATGCCGCCGACGTCACCGTGTGGGCGATCTGCTCGCACTGCGGGGGTCCGCATGGCCGGCCGAACGTCGACGTGGCGCGCCCGAAGGGCCGTCGGCTCAGCGTGAGCATCGCGCACTGCTCGGCCGGCGTCGCCGTCGCGGCGAGCTGGAGCGGGCTGGTCGGCATCGACGTGGAGCCCGTCGACACGTCGGTCGAGGCGGTCTCGGCCATCGCGGCCCTGGTCCCGCCCACCTCGCGCCCCGCCGGTCGGACGTGGGATCCGGTGCAGCACTGGACACGCCTCGAATCGGTGCTGAAGGCCGACGGGCGCGGCCTCACCGTCGACCCGTCCTCGGTGCTCATCACCGCGCAGGAGGGCGCCATCTCGGCGACGATCGGATCCGACCCGGAGGCACCGCGCTACGCTCTGGCGGACGTGCGACTCGATCGCCGAGTCCGAGCCAGCGTCGCGATCGCGCCGCGCAAGACGAGCAGGAAGCGAGTGGTCCCGGTGGTGAGCTGGCGGAGCCTGGAGCTCACCACAACGGCAGGGCAGGGCGACTGA
- a CDS encoding inorganic phosphate transporter, translated as MDDVLITVILVIALALVFDFTNGFHDTANAMATSVATGALKPRVAVGISAVLNLVGAFLSTEVAKTVSGGIINTGPNGLDITPVMIFAGLVGAVIWNIATWYLGLPSSSTHALFGGLIGAAIIGAGFDAVNFGVVISKVVLPALFSPVVAGLIALVATYLAYRITKNARARGSETGFRHGQTISASLVSLAHGTNDAQKTMGVITLTLVAAGYQGGDSGPQFWVILACGLAIALGTYLGGWRIIRTVGKRITDIQSPQGFSAETSSAATILVSSHLGFALSTTQVTSGAVVGAGLGKKLASVHWGVVGRIGVAWLVTLPAAALVGGVAAWAASTSVIGLFVVIAFAAAAILTFYLLSRRNPVNHENVNDEPGDGQKDDQRRDQRDDERAGARA; from the coding sequence GTGGACGACGTGCTCATCACCGTGATCCTCGTGATCGCGTTGGCGCTCGTGTTCGACTTCACCAACGGGTTCCACGACACCGCGAACGCGATGGCCACGTCCGTCGCGACCGGCGCGCTCAAGCCCCGCGTGGCGGTGGGCATCTCGGCGGTGCTGAACCTCGTGGGGGCGTTCCTGTCGACGGAGGTGGCGAAGACGGTCTCGGGCGGCATCATCAACACCGGACCGAACGGTCTCGACATCACGCCGGTGATGATCTTCGCCGGACTGGTCGGGGCGGTCATCTGGAACATCGCCACCTGGTATCTCGGACTGCCCAGCAGTTCCACCCACGCCCTCTTCGGCGGACTCATCGGGGCCGCGATCATCGGTGCAGGCTTCGACGCCGTGAACTTCGGCGTCGTGATCTCGAAGGTGGTGCTCCCAGCACTGTTCTCCCCCGTCGTCGCCGGCCTCATCGCCCTCGTGGCCACCTACCTCGCGTACCGGATCACGAAGAACGCCCGCGCCCGCGGATCCGAGACCGGATTCCGGCACGGACAGACGATCTCTGCGTCGCTGGTCAGCCTCGCCCACGGCACGAACGACGCGCAGAAGACCATGGGCGTCATCACGCTCACCCTCGTGGCCGCCGGCTACCAGGGCGGAGACAGCGGGCCGCAGTTCTGGGTCATCCTCGCCTGCGGCCTCGCGATCGCGCTCGGCACCTACCTCGGCGGCTGGCGGATCATCCGCACCGTCGGCAAGCGCATCACCGACATCCAGTCGCCTCAGGGCTTCTCGGCCGAGACCAGCTCGGCCGCGACGATCCTCGTCTCCTCACACCTCGGCTTCGCGCTCTCGACCACCCAGGTCACCTCGGGCGCGGTCGTCGGGGCGGGCCTGGGCAAGAAGCTCGCGTCCGTCCACTGGGGTGTGGTCGGCAGGATCGGTGTGGCCTGGCTCGTGACGCTGCCGGCCGCGGCCCTCGTCGGGGGCGTGGCCGCCTGGGCGGCGAGCACCAGCGTCATCGGCCTCTTCGTCGTGATCGCGTTCGCGGCGGCGGCCATCCTCACGTTCTACCTGCTCTCCCGCAGGAACCCGGTGAACCACGAGAACGTGAACGACGAACCCGGCGACGGTCAGAAAGACGACCAGAGGCGCGACCAGAGGGACGACGAGCGGGCGGGAGCGAGGGCATGA